One window of the Pempheris klunzingeri isolate RE-2024b chromosome 10, fPemKlu1.hap1, whole genome shotgun sequence genome contains the following:
- the tent5c gene encoding terminal nucleotidyltransferase 5C — protein sequence MDNKEESKSCSVSALTWEQVNRLNEVLTEVVPVHGRGNFPTLEVRLKDIVARVRSRLELRGIGVKDVRLNGSTASHVLVQDIGWSYKDLDVIFRVDLPHEAEFRLIKDVVLGTLLDFLPEGVNKEKITPMTLKEAYVQKLVKVNTEQDRWSLISLSNNNGRNVELKFVDSIRRQFEFSVDSFQIVLDSMLSYYELAKTPMSQAFHPTVSGESVYGDFSAALSHLRNKLIATKRPEEIRGGGLLKYCNLLVRDFRPASEEEFKGLERYMCSRFFIDFPDIGEQQRKVEAYLQSHFIGEEKSKYDYLMILRRVVNESTVCLMGHERRQTLHLISLMAFRVLAEQNAIPDASCVTCYYQPAPYVRDHNFSNYYVANQNIPTWLPCN from the coding sequence ATGGATAACAAGGAGGAATCAAAGAGTTGTTCCGTCAGCGCCCTGACCTGGGAGCAGGTGAACCGGCTGAATGAGGTCCTGACGGAGGTCGTACCCGTTCATGGACGGGGGAACTTCCCCACCTTGGAAGTGCGGCTGAAAGACATTGTGGCGCGGGTGCGCTCCCGCCTGGAGCTGCGTGGCATCGGCGTGAAGGACGTACGTCTCAACGGCTCCACGGCCAGCCACGTGCTGGTGCAGGACATTGGCTGGAGCTACAAGGACCTTGATGTCATCTTCAGGGTGGACCTGCCGCACGAGGCAGAGTTCAGGCTCATTAAGGACGTGGTGTTGGGCACCCTGCTGGACTTTCTGCCCGAGGGTGTGAACAAAGAGAAAATTACACCCATGACTCTCAAAGAGGCTTACGTCCAGAAGCTGGTGAAGGTCAACACGGAGCAGGACCGCTGGAGCCTCATCTCCCTCTCCAACAATAACGGCCGCAACGTGGAGCTCAAGTTTGTGGATTCAATACGCCGGCAGTTTGAGTTCAGCGTGGACTCCTTTCAGATTGTGCTGGACTCCATGCTTTCCTACTACGAGCTGGCAAAGACGCCCATGTCGCAGGCCTTTCACCCCACGGTGAGTGGGGAGAGCGTGTACGGGGACTTCAGCGCGGCACTCAGCCACCTGAGGAACAAGCTAATCGCCACCAAGCGGCCCGAGGAGATCCGAGGTGGCGGCCTGCTGAAATACTGCAATCTGCTGGTGCGGGACTTCCGGCCCGCCAGCGAGGAGGAGTTCAAGGGCCTGGAGCGCTACATGTGCTCGCGCTTCTTCATCGACTTCCCCGACATTGGCGAGCAGCAGCGCAAGGTGGAGGCCTACCTGCAGAGCCACTTCATTGGCGAGGAGAAGAGCAAGTACGACTACCTCATGATCCTGCGGCGAGTGGTCAACGAGAGCACCGTGTGCCTCATGGGCCACGAGCGGCGGCAGACCCTCCACCTCATCTCACTGATGGCCTTCCGGGTGCTGGCGGAGCAGAACGCCATCCCCGACGCGTCCTGCGTC